One Miscanthus floridulus cultivar M001 chromosome 11, ASM1932011v1, whole genome shotgun sequence DNA window includes the following coding sequences:
- the LOC136492639 gene encoding protein PELOTA 1-like isoform X1, with amino-acid sequence MKLVHRNLVRNGPGSVKLVPEEEDDLWHAYNLIAIGDNLQAVTVRKVLREVASGGRDAERVKLKLEIVVESVDYDKEGSVLRVRGKNITENDHVKIGQFHTLELELKRPFVLRKEIWDWLALETIQQACDPAASADLAVILMQEGLAHLFLIGRSITATRARIETSIPRKHGPAIAGYETALKKFFEHVLQALLKHIDFEVVQCVVIASPGFTKDQFRDYLFLEAARRDLRVIIENKQRLVLAHATSGYKHSLKEVLDTPGVMALIKDTKAAQEVRALQDFFNMLTNDPARACYGPKHVEIAHEQYAAVQTLLITDTLFRNTDIATRQKYVNLVENVKKSNSTVHIFSSMHVSGEQLAQLTGIAAILRFPLPQLEDIEM; translated from the exons ATGAAGCTCGTCCACCGCAACCTCGTCCGCAACGGGCCTGGCTCCGTCAAG TTGGTgccagaggaggaggacgactTGTGGCACGCGTACAACCTCATTGCTATCGGTGACAACCTCCAGGCCGTCACCGTTCG GAAAGTGCTGAGAGAGGTGGCATCTGGAGGACGTGATGCCGAGCGTGTGAAGCTTAAGTTAGAAATTGTAGTTGAG TCTGTAGACTATGACAAGGAGGGATCTGTCTTACGTGTGCGTGGAAAAAATATCACTGAGAATGATCATGTGAAG ATTGGCCAGTTCCACACGTTAGAGCTTGAGCTGAAGAGACCTTTTGTTCTACGAAAG GAAATTTGGGATTGGTTGGCACTTGAGACCATCCAGCAAGCATGTG ATCCTGCTGCAAGTGCTGATCTAGCAGTTATTCTCATGCAAGAAGGACTTGCCCACCTATTCCTCATTGGCAGAAG CATAACAGCAACCCGGGCACGTATTGAAACATCAATTCCTAGGAAGCATGGCCCTGCAATTGCTGGCTACGAGACG gccctcaagaagttctttgagCATGTTTTGCAA GCATTGCTGAAACACATTGATTTTGAAGTAGTCCAGTGTGTTGTAATTGCAAGCCCAGGTTTTACGAAG GATCAGTTCCGTGATTATTTGTTTCTTGAAGCTGCACGGCGAGATTTAAGAGTAATAATTGAGAACAAGCAACGCCTTGTTCTGGCACATGCAACATCAGGTTACAA GCATAGTTTGAAGGAAGTTTTGGATACCCCAGGTGTGATGGCACTGATAAAAGATACAAAAGCAGCACAGGAG GTCCGAGCTCTGCAGGATTTCTTCAATATGCTTACTAAT GACCCAGCTCGTGCTTGTTATGGACCAAAGCATGTTGAGATTGCACATGAACAGTATGCTGCTGTCCAGACTCTTTTAATAACTGATACTTTGTTTCG GAACACTGACATTGCTACGAGGCAAAAGTATGTGAACTTGGTTGAAAATGTCAAGAAAAGTAATAGCACAGTGCACATATTTTCCTCAATGCATGTCTCTGGCGAAC AGTTAGCGCAACTGACAGGAATAGCAGCAATACTTCGTTTTCCCCTTCCTCAGCTAGAGGACATCGAGATGTGA
- the LOC136493966 gene encoding transcription factor IBH1-like, translating to MAGKRTTTARNQHQPPPLPPNPNPNRRRRAAATDPAPDERPSKRMLAFHFLRALARIHSTTPAPRRPRTIRRAAYSSMARAGSPRRAWTQALLRQARARRAVVMSSRRAVLLRRRVSAAAPPLMLRASSAGETSSAPTTPAVPAARGPPPRQAGEPARADALRRLVPGGAEMEYCSLLDETADYVRCLRAQVQLMQSLVDLFSAQ from the coding sequence ATGGCCGGGAagaggacgacgacggcgcgtAATCAACACCAACCACCGCCGTtgccgccaaaccctaaccctaaccgtcGCCGCCGGGCCGCGGCCACCGACCCGGCCCCGGACGAACGGCCGTCGAAGCGCATGCTGGCCTTCCACTTCCTCCGCGCGCTGGCCCGGATCCACAGCACCACCCCGGCGCCGCGCCGCCCGCGCACCATCCGCCGCGCGGCCTACTCGTCCATGGCGCGCGCTGGCAGCCCGCGCCGGGCCTGGACGCAGGCGCTGCTCCGCCAGGCGCGCGCGCGCAGGGCTGTCGTCATGTCGTCCAGGCGCGCAGTCCTGCTGCGGAGGCGCGTCTCCGCCGCGGCGCCTCCGCTGATGCTCCGCGCCAGCAGCGCCGGGGAGACGTCGTCGGCGCCGACAACGCCGGCGGTTCCGGCGGCCCGGGGCCCGCCTCCGAGGCAGGCCGGGGAGCCAGCCAGGGCCGACGCGCTCCGGCGGCTCGTCCCCGGCGGCGCCGAGATGGAGTACTGCAGCCTCCTCGACGAGACCGCCGACTACGTACGCTGCCTCCGCGCGCAGGTGCAGCTCATGCAGAGCCTCGTCGACCTCTTCTCCGCCCAATGA
- the LOC136492639 gene encoding protein PELOTA 1-like isoform X2, translated as MKLVHRNLVRNGPGSVKLVPEEEDDLWHAYNLIAIGDNLQAVTVRKVLREVASGGRDAERVKLKLEIVVESVDYDKEGSVLRVRGKNITENDHVKEIWDWLALETIQQACDPAASADLAVILMQEGLAHLFLIGRSITATRARIETSIPRKHGPAIAGYETALKKFFEHVLQALLKHIDFEVVQCVVIASPGFTKDQFRDYLFLEAARRDLRVIIENKQRLVLAHATSGYKHSLKEVLDTPGVMALIKDTKAAQEVRALQDFFNMLTNDPARACYGPKHVEIAHEQYAAVQTLLITDTLFRNTDIATRQKYVNLVENVKKSNSTVHIFSSMHVSGEQLAQLTGIAAILRFPLPQLEDIEM; from the exons ATGAAGCTCGTCCACCGCAACCTCGTCCGCAACGGGCCTGGCTCCGTCAAG TTGGTgccagaggaggaggacgactTGTGGCACGCGTACAACCTCATTGCTATCGGTGACAACCTCCAGGCCGTCACCGTTCG GAAAGTGCTGAGAGAGGTGGCATCTGGAGGACGTGATGCCGAGCGTGTGAAGCTTAAGTTAGAAATTGTAGTTGAG TCTGTAGACTATGACAAGGAGGGATCTGTCTTACGTGTGCGTGGAAAAAATATCACTGAGAATGATCATGTGAAG GAAATTTGGGATTGGTTGGCACTTGAGACCATCCAGCAAGCATGTG ATCCTGCTGCAAGTGCTGATCTAGCAGTTATTCTCATGCAAGAAGGACTTGCCCACCTATTCCTCATTGGCAGAAG CATAACAGCAACCCGGGCACGTATTGAAACATCAATTCCTAGGAAGCATGGCCCTGCAATTGCTGGCTACGAGACG gccctcaagaagttctttgagCATGTTTTGCAA GCATTGCTGAAACACATTGATTTTGAAGTAGTCCAGTGTGTTGTAATTGCAAGCCCAGGTTTTACGAAG GATCAGTTCCGTGATTATTTGTTTCTTGAAGCTGCACGGCGAGATTTAAGAGTAATAATTGAGAACAAGCAACGCCTTGTTCTGGCACATGCAACATCAGGTTACAA GCATAGTTTGAAGGAAGTTTTGGATACCCCAGGTGTGATGGCACTGATAAAAGATACAAAAGCAGCACAGGAG GTCCGAGCTCTGCAGGATTTCTTCAATATGCTTACTAAT GACCCAGCTCGTGCTTGTTATGGACCAAAGCATGTTGAGATTGCACATGAACAGTATGCTGCTGTCCAGACTCTTTTAATAACTGATACTTTGTTTCG GAACACTGACATTGCTACGAGGCAAAAGTATGTGAACTTGGTTGAAAATGTCAAGAAAAGTAATAGCACAGTGCACATATTTTCCTCAATGCATGTCTCTGGCGAAC AGTTAGCGCAACTGACAGGAATAGCAGCAATACTTCGTTTTCCCCTTCCTCAGCTAGAGGACATCGAGATGTGA